One segment of Capricornis sumatraensis isolate serow.1 chromosome 23, serow.2, whole genome shotgun sequence DNA contains the following:
- the CALHM3 gene encoding calcium homeostasis modulator protein 3, producing the protein MDKFRTLFQHFQSSSESVMNGICLLLAIVTVKLYSSFDFNCPCLACYNTLYGLGLLFMPPIALFLCGLLANRQSVVMVEEWRRPAGHRRKDPGIIRYMCSSVLQRALAAPLIWILLALLDGKCFVCAFSSSVDPEKFLDFANMTPSQVQLFLAKVPCKEDELVRNSPARKAVSRYLRCLSQAIGWSLTLLLIVLVFLARCLRPCFDQTIFLQRRYWSNYVDLEQKLFDETCCEHARDFAHRCVLHFFASMQSEMRARGLRRDSAGRGPETPERPEPPDGLDGGSGKAHLRAVSSQGQVDRLLSAWYSSKPPLDLTASSGLWGCGLSHRAPIVVPGTRASPHTDV; encoded by the exons ATGGATAAATTCCGCACCCTCTTCCAGCACTTCCAGTCCAGCTCTGAGTCTGTGATGAACGGCATCTGCCTGCTGCTGGCCATAGTTACCGTCAAGCTGTACTCCTCGTTCGACTTCAACTGCCCCTGCCTGGCGTGCTACAACACCCTCTACGGACTGGGCCTGCTGTTCATGCCCCCGATCGCCTTGTTCCTCTGCGGCCTCCTGGCCAACCGGCAGTCCGTGGTGATGGTGGAGGAGTGGCGCCGGCCTGCCGGGCACCGGAGGAAGGACCCGGGCATCATCAG GTACATGTGCTCCTCTGTACTGCAGAGAGCGCTGGCCGCCCCCCTCATCTGGATCCTACTGGCCCTCCTCGATGGGAAGTGCTTCGTGTGTGCCTTCAGCAGCTCCGTGGACCCTGAGAAGTTTCTAGACTTTGCCAACATGACCCCCAGTCAGGTGCAGCTCTTTTTGGCCAAGGTGCCCTGCAAGGAGGACGAGCTGGTCAGGAACAGCCCCGCTCGGAAGGCGGTGTCTCGTTACCTGCGGTGCTTGTCACAG GCCATTGGCTGGAGTCTCACCTTGCTGCTGATCGTCCTGGTCTTCCTGGCCCGCTGCTTGAGGCCCTGCTTCGACCAGACAATCTTCCTGCAGCGCCGATACTGGAGCAACTACGTGGACCTGGAGCAGAAGCTCTTCGACGAGACGTGCTGTGAGCACGCGCGGGACTTTGCGCACCGCTGCGTGCTGCACTTCTTCGCCAGCATGCAGAGCGAGATGCGGGCGCGGGGGCTGCGCCGGGATTCTGCGGGTAGGGGTCCGGAGACCCCTGAGAGGCCCGAGCCCCCAGACGGCCTGGACGGCGGAAGCGGGAAGGCCCACTTGCGCGCAGTCTCCAGTCAGGGGCAAGTGGACCGCCTCCTAAGCGCCTGGTACTCCAGCAAGCCACCACTTGACCTCACAGCATCCTCTGGGCTCTGGGGGTGCGGCCTCAGCCATCGCGCCCCCATAGTGGTCCCGGGCACCAGGGCGTCCCCACACACCGACGTGTAA